In the genome of Gloeotrichia echinulata CP02, one region contains:
- a CDS encoding TPM domain-containing protein, with the protein MKHLLPQVFNSTKHLIRLILPLVMIILASSLITAPALATGVYQIPNLVPGDKTWVVDQAEVISRFNEGKISSAFEDLAKQTGSEVRIVTVRRLDYGETPESFTKALFEKWFPTKEAQANQTLLVIDTITNGSAIITGDTVKSLLSDSIALSVASETLLLPLREGNKYNQAFLDASDRLVTVLAGKPDPGPPQITEKVQVESTFKKAGETDKGNATAWVVGLIIAATVIPMATYYIYQINQPSSNG; encoded by the coding sequence ATGAAACACCTCCTCCCGCAAGTATTTAACAGTACCAAGCATCTGATCAGGCTAATCCTGCCGTTGGTAATGATCATTTTAGCTTCTTCGCTGATTACCGCACCTGCATTAGCTACAGGTGTTTATCAAATACCTAACCTCGTACCAGGGGACAAAACCTGGGTTGTGGATCAAGCAGAAGTCATCAGCCGTTTCAATGAAGGAAAGATTAGTAGCGCCTTTGAGGATTTAGCCAAACAAACAGGAAGCGAAGTCAGAATTGTCACGGTTCGCCGACTCGACTACGGAGAAACACCAGAAAGTTTCACCAAAGCGTTGTTTGAAAAATGGTTTCCCACCAAAGAAGCACAAGCAAATCAGACCTTATTGGTGATTGACACAATTACCAATGGGTCTGCCATTATTACTGGGGATACAGTTAAATCTTTGCTGTCAGACTCTATCGCCCTGAGCGTAGCGTCTGAGACATTATTGCTCCCCTTGCGTGAAGGTAATAAATATAACCAAGCATTTCTAGATGCTAGCGATCGCCTAGTCACCGTTCTTGCTGGTAAACCTGATCCAGGTCCACCGCAAATCACTGAGAAAGTTCAGGTAGAAAGCACCTTTAAAAAAGCCGGAGAAACCGACAAAGGTAACGCCACTGCTTGGGTAGTAGGACTGATAATTGCTGCTACCGTTATCCCGATGGCAACTTACTACATCTACCAAATTAATCAACCATCAAGCAATGGGTAG
- a CDS encoding DUF4346 domain-containing protein, producing the protein MNLIVEDLAAIDNQLSERHIDLDPSGYFIIYLDREARLIYAKHFTNVIDERGLAVDPETGKVIPAKGKVERTHTTVFSGRTAKELSVKIFEATQPCPVTLLDHAAYLGREFVRAEMALVTGQEYIQD; encoded by the coding sequence ATGAATCTGATAGTTGAAGATTTGGCGGCAATAGATAACCAGCTTTCTGAGCGTCATATTGACCTTGACCCTAGTGGATATTTTATTATTTACTTGGATCGCGAAGCGCGGTTAATTTATGCCAAGCATTTCACAAATGTGATTGACGAGCGTGGTTTAGCCGTCGATCCAGAAACAGGGAAAGTGATTCCCGCAAAGGGAAAAGTAGAACGCACTCACACAACTGTATTTAGTGGGAGAACAGCAAAGGAACTTAGTGTAAAGATTTTTGAAGCAACTCAACCCTGTCCAGTGACGCTGTTAGATCACGCAGCCTATTTAGGTCGGGAGTTTGTCCGCGCCGAGATGGCTTTAGTAACAGGACAAGAGTACATTCAAGATTAG
- a CDS encoding GNAT family N-acetyltransferase: protein MIEKPQPRYSILWINKIAEVPQNAWDALAIPLKTPFLEWEWLNNLEISHSATAKTGWLPNHLTLWRDRTLIAAAPLYLKGHSAGEFVFDHQWANLAERLGVEYYPKLLGMTPFTPAEGYRFLIAPGEDEDEITALMVHEIDSFCSQNRISGCHFLYVDPQWRPVLERQGFTTWLHHNYIWQNAGFKTFDDYLTVFNANQRRNIKRERKAVQKAGLQLRSLSGDEIPQSLFPLMYQFYADTCDKFGWWGSKYLTKGFFEQLHSNYRHRVLFVGAYSEQDDRQPLGMSFCLFKGDRLYGRYWGSFQEIDCLHFNACYYAPIEWAIAHGIQIFDPGAGGSHKKRRGFPATPNHSLHRFYNRRLEQILLPYIREVNQLEQQEIEAINTELPFTENKIQTSQNVLEDSNEGITLELECKNPEGI from the coding sequence ATGATAGAAAAACCCCAGCCTCGCTATTCTATCCTTTGGATCAACAAAATTGCTGAGGTCCCACAAAATGCATGGGATGCTTTAGCAATACCACTCAAAACCCCTTTTTTAGAGTGGGAGTGGCTGAATAATCTGGAAATTTCCCACAGTGCTACGGCTAAAACTGGTTGGTTACCAAATCACCTGACATTGTGGCGAGACAGAACGTTGATTGCTGCGGCCCCACTCTACCTTAAAGGTCATAGTGCTGGGGAATTTGTGTTCGATCACCAGTGGGCAAATTTAGCGGAGCGCCTTGGGGTAGAATATTACCCAAAACTGTTGGGGATGACGCCATTTACCCCGGCTGAAGGCTATCGATTTTTAATTGCACCAGGGGAAGATGAAGATGAGATCACCGCTTTGATGGTGCATGAAATTGACTCCTTCTGCTCTCAGAATCGGATTTCTGGGTGTCATTTTCTCTATGTTGATCCCCAATGGCGCCCAGTGCTGGAACGACAAGGGTTTACAACTTGGTTGCACCACAATTATATCTGGCAAAATGCAGGGTTTAAGACTTTTGATGATTACTTGACGGTATTTAATGCCAATCAGCGTCGTAATATTAAACGGGAACGCAAAGCAGTCCAAAAGGCTGGTTTACAACTGCGATCGCTGAGTGGTGATGAAATTCCTCAGTCCCTTTTCCCTTTGATGTACCAGTTCTATGCTGATACCTGTGATAAATTCGGCTGGTGGGGGAGCAAATATCTAACCAAAGGTTTTTTTGAGCAATTACACAGCAATTATCGCCATCGGGTGTTGTTTGTCGGCGCATACAGTGAGCAAGATGATCGCCAACCCTTGGGAATGTCCTTTTGTCTGTTTAAGGGCGATAGATTATACGGTCGCTATTGGGGTAGTTTTCAGGAGATAGATTGCTTGCATTTTAATGCTTGCTATTATGCACCGATTGAGTGGGCGATCGCTCACGGTATCCAAATTTTTGACCCTGGCGCTGGTGGAAGCCACAAAAAACGGCGCGGTTTTCCCGCTACCCCTAATCACAGTCTGCACCGCTTTTACAATCGGCGTTTAGAACAAATTTTACTTCCTTATATTCGTGAAGTAAATCAACTCGAACAACAGGAAATAGAGGCGATTAATACTGAGTTACCTTTTACAGAAAATAAAATCCAAACATCCCAGAATGTACTAGAAGATAGCAACGAAGGAATTACACTTGAATTAGAGTGTAAAAACCCTGAAGGTATTTGA
- a CDS encoding RibD family protein: MMQHRPHTTVILAMSADGKIADFRRSPARFGSKVDKAHLEKQIAACDAVMFGTGTLEAYGTTLTVSHPTLLQHRTQEGKSAQPVHIVITQSANLNPEIHFFQQPVKRWLLTTTAGALSWKARLKTLPTSRSCPLLDFPGGFEQILIFETPGGKVDTTAALQHLVNLHHITRLGVLGGGELVASMLELDLIDEFWLTICPLILGGATAPTPVGGQGFLDKFAHRLELLEVDQVEQEVFLHYRLQRLAD, from the coding sequence ATGATGCAACATCGTCCTCATACCACAGTGATTTTGGCAATGAGTGCAGATGGCAAAATAGCAGATTTCAGGCGATCGCCTGCTCGGTTTGGCTCAAAAGTAGATAAAGCACACCTGGAAAAACAAATTGCTGCCTGTGATGCCGTTATGTTTGGTACTGGCACTCTAGAAGCCTACGGAACCACATTAACCGTATCACATCCCACACTGCTACAACATCGAACTCAGGAGGGCAAATCAGCCCAGCCAGTTCATATAGTCATTACACAATCTGCTAATCTTAATCCGGAAATTCATTTTTTCCAACAGCCAGTTAAACGCTGGTTGCTGACGACAACAGCGGGGGCGCTTTCCTGGAAAGCACGGTTAAAGACACTACCGACATCGCGGAGTTGTCCATTACTGGATTTTCCTGGAGGATTTGAACAAATTTTGATTTTTGAAACCCCTGGGGGCAAAGTAGATACTACCGCTGCTTTACAACACCTAGTAAACCTACATCATATAACACGCTTAGGAGTTTTGGGAGGTGGTGAATTAGTCGCTTCGATGCTGGAACTGGATTTAATTGACGAATTCTGGCTAACTATCTGTCCATTGATTTTAGGTGGTGCAACTGCGCCCACGCCAGTAGGAGGTCAAGGATTTCTGGACAAATTCGCTCACAGACTGGAACTGTTAGAAGTTGACCAAGTTGAACAGGAAGTCTTTTTGCACTATCGCCTGCAACGACTAGCAGATTAG
- a CDS encoding ATP-binding protein has translation MVKPRQSSFRRILVTRILLLFVPVLFIGQLVALNKARSTLLKTARQNLTESAVIKGEKLKEAIATLKINLLIASQTKAIQSGSPIQAQALLTDIAQKLPNSIECIELTNLQNSRIIASTCDDKAIRESSQKLTTEGVETTVILPPKAGRTGQRDAQNQLQLLLSVPVYDHTGKMLYALSLQSVLHQQTKNKPGSLIGSMIIIAEDGTILAHPLAYMVGTNIQQHPDSIKLKNLVKNTIIGQKDSLDLSFGDGQESVAGYTAIANPIKTQSQEKWIVLAVTSVNNALFGLEEIKLILIVLTVGLIGASLLASLYLAPYLAGPVEELRDYALNIYSHQAAQPVPHNFKIREFNQLAQALDQMVERLKAWAEELEIAWKEAKSANQIKTQFLATTSHELRNPLNIIINCVRLVHDGLCDNREEELEFLKRADETAIHLLGIINDLLDISKIEAGKLSVVTEPIDLRQLLLEVVNIQSVNVQQKGLQLKTDLGTEPIPVKADPAKLKQVVINVIGNATKFTDLGMITVACEIQHHQQNSQVIVNVTDTGVGIDPAQQHKLFRPFVMVDGTTTRKFEGTGLGLAISRNLIELMKGTITLESAGLNQGTTVSITLPLIDIALLSDPVEHTALEDIGIPSADEAVRGMKGVGESTFIGSPSIEVYGSAIAEVEADKPQMSAFRNLQ, from the coding sequence ATGGTTAAGCCCCGTCAATCATCCTTTCGTAGGATTTTAGTAACAAGAATATTACTGCTATTTGTGCCAGTTTTATTCATAGGACAGCTTGTCGCTCTTAATAAGGCACGTTCTACCCTGTTGAAAACTGCTAGACAAAATTTAACAGAAAGCGCCGTCATCAAAGGGGAGAAGCTCAAAGAAGCAATAGCTACCCTGAAAATCAACTTGCTCATAGCTAGTCAAACAAAAGCGATACAATCGGGTTCACCAATACAAGCTCAAGCTTTGCTGACTGACATAGCACAAAAACTGCCGAACAGCATTGAATGCATTGAATTAACGAATCTGCAAAATAGTAGAATTATAGCCAGTACCTGTGACGACAAAGCAATTAGAGAATCTAGTCAAAAGTTGACTACTGAAGGGGTGGAAACCACAGTAATCTTACCCCCAAAGGCAGGAAGAACTGGTCAAAGAGATGCACAAAATCAACTGCAATTGCTACTGTCTGTTCCAGTTTATGATCACACAGGCAAGATGCTTTATGCCTTGAGTCTTCAGTCAGTATTACACCAACAAACTAAAAATAAGCCAGGGTCGCTCATCGGTTCGATGATCATCATTGCCGAGGATGGGACGATCTTAGCACACCCATTAGCATATATGGTGGGCACTAATATTCAACAGCATCCAGATAGTATCAAACTGAAAAATCTGGTCAAAAATACCATTATTGGGCAAAAAGATTCTCTAGATTTGTCTTTTGGAGATGGACAAGAATCAGTAGCGGGTTATACAGCTATTGCCAATCCCATCAAAACACAATCCCAGGAAAAATGGATTGTCTTAGCTGTGACAAGCGTCAATAATGCTCTATTTGGTTTAGAGGAAATCAAACTCATCCTGATCGTTTTGACAGTAGGTTTAATTGGTGCGAGTTTGTTAGCATCATTGTATCTAGCTCCTTACCTGGCAGGTCCGGTAGAAGAATTGCGAGACTACGCCTTGAATATTTACAGCCACCAAGCCGCCCAACCAGTTCCTCACAACTTCAAAATCCGGGAATTCAATCAACTAGCCCAAGCATTAGACCAAATGGTTGAGAGACTCAAAGCCTGGGCTGAAGAACTAGAAATAGCGTGGAAAGAAGCGAAAAGTGCCAATCAAATCAAAACTCAGTTTTTGGCTACAACTTCCCATGAGTTAAGAAACCCACTCAATATTATTATTAACTGTGTTCGCCTAGTTCACGATGGCTTGTGCGATAACCGCGAAGAAGAATTGGAGTTCCTCAAGCGAGCCGATGAAACAGCGATTCACTTGTTAGGTATTATTAATGATTTACTAGATATTTCTAAAATTGAAGCAGGTAAACTCTCGGTAGTTACCGAACCTATTGACCTCCGCCAATTACTGCTGGAAGTGGTAAATATACAATCAGTGAATGTTCAACAAAAAGGTTTGCAGTTGAAAACAGACCTGGGTACTGAGCCGATTCCAGTTAAAGCAGACCCAGCAAAACTCAAGCAGGTAGTAATTAATGTTATCGGCAACGCCACTAAATTCACTGACCTAGGCATGATCACAGTTGCTTGTGAAATTCAACATCACCAGCAAAACTCTCAGGTGATTGTCAATGTCACAGATACAGGTGTAGGCATTGATCCTGCTCAACAGCATAAACTATTTCGTCCCTTTGTGATGGTGGATGGTACAACCACACGCAAGTTTGAAGGTACTGGATTAGGATTAGCGATTTCCCGCAACTTAATTGAACTGATGAAAGGGACAATTACTCTGGAGAGTGCTGGTTTAAATCAAGGTACAACAGTTTCAATTACTTTGCCTTTAATTGATATAGCACTGTTATCAGATCCAGTAGAACATACAGCTTTAGAGGATATAGGAATCCCCTCTGCTGATGAAGCCGTCAGGGGGATGAAAGGAGTAGGGGAATCAACCTTTATCGGTAGCCCATCTATAGAAGTTTACGGTTCGGCGATCGCAGAGGTAGAAGCAGATAAACCCCAGATGTCCGCTTTCAGAAACCTACAATAA
- a CDS encoding Gfo/Idh/MocA family oxidoreductase, giving the protein MTKINIAVIGVGRWGVHLLRNFLEHPQANVVAVVDPHPERLAVLQRQFHLNKDVLLTTDFQCLKQVQGLTGVAIATPATTHYALIRDALNCGYHVLAEKPLTLDPVECEELCQLALKQGLILMVDHTYLFHPAVEKGQTLLDAGKLGDLRYGYATRTHLGPVRQDVDALWDLAIHDIAIFNTWLGQLPVKVQATGRVWLQPGVGENLSPYRPIVPTGLADLVWVTLTYPDGFQAYIHLCWLNHDKQRRLAVVGSLGSLIFDEMSHLSPLTLINGEFEHQENQFIPVNQSQEVVEIEKGEPLQRVCDRFVNSIQKNTPPVVSSGWVGTELVQILSGLTTSLSLGGQPVVINS; this is encoded by the coding sequence ATGACTAAAATTAACATCGCTGTAATCGGGGTTGGGCGTTGGGGTGTGCATTTGCTGCGGAATTTTTTAGAACACCCACAAGCAAATGTGGTAGCGGTAGTAGACCCCCATCCAGAACGATTAGCGGTTTTGCAACGGCAATTTCACTTAAATAAAGATGTGCTGTTAACCACCGATTTCCAGTGCCTCAAGCAAGTGCAGGGTTTGACAGGAGTAGCGATCGCCACTCCTGCTACTACTCACTATGCCTTAATTAGGGACGCTCTTAACTGCGGATACCATGTTTTGGCAGAAAAACCCTTAACTTTAGACCCAGTAGAGTGCGAGGAACTTTGTCAATTGGCTTTGAAACAGGGTTTGATACTGATGGTTGACCACACCTATTTATTTCACCCAGCGGTGGAGAAAGGACAAACTCTCCTTGATGCGGGTAAATTAGGTGATTTACGCTATGGCTACGCTACCCGCACCCATTTAGGGCCTGTGCGTCAAGATGTAGACGCTTTGTGGGATTTAGCTATTCATGATATTGCCATCTTTAATACCTGGCTGGGTCAGTTACCTGTGAAAGTGCAAGCAACGGGTAGAGTGTGGTTACAGCCAGGAGTGGGGGAAAATCTCTCTCCCTATCGCCCCATCGTCCCAACCGGCTTGGCTGACTTAGTATGGGTGACGCTAACTTATCCAGATGGCTTTCAAGCTTATATTCATCTGTGCTGGCTCAATCACGATAAACAGCGACGGTTGGCGGTGGTGGGTAGCCTTGGTAGTTTGATTTTTGATGAAATGTCACACTTATCACCTCTAACTTTAATAAACGGTGAGTTTGAACATCAGGAAAATCAATTTATTCCTGTAAATCAAAGTCAAGAGGTCGTGGAAATTGAAAAAGGTGAACCATTACAGCGGGTTTGCGATCGCTTTGTTAACAGCATTCAAAAGAATACTCCCCCAGTGGTTTCATCTGGCTGGGTAGGAACAGAGTTAGTACAAATTCTCTCTGGTCTGACAACATCTTTGAGCCTGGGTGGTCAACCTGTAGTAATTAACAGCTGA
- the rnc gene encoding ribonuclease III — protein sequence MSLAYPRRQRQLETLVHKLGLPKEAPINWQLLDLALTHPTVSESANYEQLEFIGDAVVRLVAAIVLWKYYPDCPVGDFAAIRSVLVSDRILSQLAREYGLELYLLVAGSATADKIGQESRLADAFEAVLGALYLSTNNLNLIHPWLDPHFKELAAEIRLDPARLNYKAALQEWTQAQFKVLPEYRVVEISQPHHNLERFAAEVWLHEKLLGQGKGRSIKAAEQAAAKVAFLSIDSQQLP from the coding sequence ATGTCTCTTGCTTACCCACGCCGTCAAAGGCAGCTCGAAACTTTAGTACACAAATTAGGACTGCCAAAGGAAGCACCGATAAACTGGCAATTGCTGGATTTGGCGCTGACTCATCCGACTGTTTCTGAGTCCGCAAATTATGAACAGCTGGAGTTTATTGGTGATGCGGTAGTGCGGCTGGTAGCGGCGATTGTGTTGTGGAAATATTATCCAGATTGTCCCGTGGGGGATTTTGCAGCAATTCGTTCGGTGTTGGTGAGCGATCGCATTCTCTCTCAACTGGCTAGAGAATATGGTTTAGAACTATATTTATTGGTGGCTGGCAGTGCTACGGCTGATAAAATTGGTCAAGAATCACGTCTGGCTGATGCTTTTGAAGCGGTTCTCGGTGCCCTTTACCTTAGCACTAATAATCTCAATCTCATTCACCCTTGGTTAGACCCGCACTTCAAAGAACTAGCGGCAGAAATTCGCCTCGATCCAGCTAGACTCAATTACAAAGCTGCCCTGCAAGAATGGACTCAGGCACAATTTAAGGTTTTACCTGAGTATCGGGTAGTGGAAATTAGTCAACCCCACCACAATCTTGAGCGTTTTGCCGCTGAAGTCTGGCTGCATGAAAAATTGCTGGGTCAAGGTAAGGGACGCTCGATTAAAGCCGCCGAACAAGCTGCAGCTAAAGTTGCTTTTTTATCTATTGACTCTCAGCAATTGCCCTGA
- the corA gene encoding magnesium/cobalt transporter CorA, whose translation MVRKIRRFTKAVTRPFFQEYYHQPGTLPGTLIVDENAESPTILLIDYNPTNFIRIQIETPEECVSYLESESVSWVDVQGLGNQDILQRLGEVFDLHPLVLEDVVNMSERPKIEDYEEQLLIIARMVVPKERTFGFYSEQVSLVLSKNYLLTVQEEPEHDCFEGVRARIEKGKGTIRKQGTDYLAYALLDSIVDGFFPVLERYGEQIEDLEEEVIVRPTEKTLQKIHQIKRELLQLRRAIWPQRDAINALIRDGSDLITEEVRIYLRDCYDHAVQVMDMVETYRELASGLMDVYLSAVSNKMNEIMKLLTVVSSIFIPLTFVAGVYGMNFNTEKSPYNMPELNWYWGYPICLGLMAGIALGLLLFFWHRGWLSKSVPLERD comes from the coding sequence ATGGTCAGAAAAATTCGCCGCTTTACCAAAGCAGTAACCAGACCATTTTTCCAGGAATATTATCACCAACCGGGCACACTGCCAGGGACACTCATTGTTGACGAAAATGCTGAATCACCAACTATTTTGTTGATTGACTATAATCCAACAAATTTCATTCGCATACAAATAGAAACGCCGGAGGAATGCGTCAGTTATCTGGAATCAGAATCTGTGTCTTGGGTGGACGTACAAGGTTTAGGAAATCAAGATATATTACAACGATTGGGGGAAGTGTTTGATTTACATCCTTTAGTTTTAGAAGATGTCGTCAATATGTCAGAACGCCCAAAAATAGAAGATTATGAAGAACAATTATTAATCATTGCGCGGATGGTAGTGCCCAAAGAGAGAACATTTGGTTTTTATAGTGAGCAAGTCAGTTTAGTATTGAGTAAAAATTACTTGTTGACTGTTCAAGAAGAACCAGAACATGATTGCTTTGAAGGCGTGAGGGCGCGAATTGAAAAAGGCAAAGGAACCATCCGAAAACAGGGGACAGATTATTTAGCTTACGCTTTATTAGATTCAATTGTTGATGGCTTTTTCCCAGTGTTGGAGCGTTACGGCGAGCAAATCGAAGACTTAGAAGAGGAAGTCATAGTTAGACCCACTGAAAAAACACTACAAAAAATCCATCAAATTAAGCGAGAATTACTGCAATTGCGTCGAGCTATTTGGCCACAGCGAGATGCAATTAATGCCTTGATTAGAGATGGCAGTGATCTGATAACCGAGGAGGTGCGAATTTATCTGCGAGACTGTTACGACCATGCAGTGCAGGTCATGGATATGGTGGAAACTTACCGAGAATTAGCCTCTGGGTTGATGGATGTATATTTGTCGGCAGTGAGTAACAAAATGAATGAAATTATGAAGCTGCTCACGGTAGTTTCGTCAATCTTTATTCCACTAACTTTTGTTGCTGGGGTATATGGAATGAATTTCAATACGGAAAAATCACCATATAATATGCCTGAACTGAATTGGTATTGGGGCTACCCGATTTGTTTGGGATTGATGGCAGGGATCGCACTTGGGCTGCTATTGTTTTTTTGGCACCGGGGCTGGCTGTCCAAGTCTGTCCCTCTGGAGCGTGATTAA
- a CDS encoding transposase: MGKKQTKRHKSKKTPELIRTDVWDLVTLKSEKEQMLLTIEEYRKYLLPLVIIVNAQWLNLTDLTAKERVNVVEKMIHKTADNPDPKHKYFQSIIKNYPSHRKFPSYLRRAAIADAIGIVSSFQTRYREWQSGIRARRDAKPPRLTAMCNTYPALYKGQQIRYNLNYQTVDIKVWSGTDWVWLSGIKIKRHGLNRHLIDGNEICSPALVVNKNKCQLSMPVKIDKKNLEDSDYVVSVDLGINNAATCAVVGKDGTVKARKFINPARDIDRRNQRRMMIAKKSKQTQNITKSKRKKGFCKGLYRKSSHINLEISRQVARGIVELGKTHNVKVIVIESLAGWKAKAGKKGSLLKQKFHLWCHTKIVEIVTHRWSELGGQVQAINPKYTSAYAFDGSGKVKRNKNNYSLAVFKSGKQYNCDLSASYNIGARYWYCLTVGDKTFSRVYARSAGFANVSESSNDTLRTPVTLGTLRSLKAA; this comes from the coding sequence ATGGGCAAGAAGCAAACTAAACGGCATAAATCTAAAAAAACGCCAGAACTAATTAGAACTGATGTTTGGGATTTAGTAACGCTCAAATCCGAGAAAGAGCAAATGCTTTTAACGATTGAGGAGTATCGCAAATACCTTTTACCGTTGGTAATAATAGTAAATGCTCAATGGCTCAACTTGACTGATTTAACTGCAAAAGAACGGGTAAATGTTGTTGAGAAAATGATTCACAAAACAGCAGATAACCCCGACCCGAAGCATAAATATTTTCAATCAATTATTAAAAATTATCCATCACATCGAAAGTTTCCTAGCTATTTAAGACGTGCTGCAATTGCAGATGCTATTGGAATTGTCTCAAGTTTTCAAACTCGTTATAGAGAGTGGCAGAGTGGAATTAGAGCTAGAAGAGATGCAAAACCGCCGCGTTTAACTGCAATGTGCAATACCTACCCAGCATTGTACAAAGGTCAGCAGATTCGCTACAACTTAAACTATCAGACAGTTGATATTAAAGTTTGGAGTGGAACTGATTGGGTATGGCTTAGTGGAATTAAGATAAAACGTCACGGCTTGAATCGGCATTTAATAGATGGTAATGAAATTTGTTCACCTGCATTAGTGGTAAACAAAAACAAATGCCAGCTATCAATGCCAGTAAAAATTGACAAAAAAAACCTTGAGGATTCTGATTATGTAGTGAGTGTTGATTTGGGCATTAATAACGCAGCCACCTGCGCGGTAGTAGGGAAGGACGGTACTGTAAAGGCACGGAAATTCATTAATCCAGCCAGAGACATAGACCGTCGTAATCAACGCCGAATGATGATTGCTAAAAAGTCTAAACAGACTCAAAATATTACTAAATCTAAGCGGAAAAAGGGTTTCTGTAAGGGACTTTACCGCAAGTCCTCACATATTAACTTAGAAATCTCGCGTCAGGTTGCTAGAGGTATTGTTGAGTTGGGGAAAACTCATAATGTCAAAGTAATTGTGATTGAGAGTTTAGCTGGTTGGAAGGCGAAAGCTGGTAAGAAAGGCTCTCTACTAAAACAGAAATTTCATCTGTGGTGTCACACAAAAATTGTTGAGATAGTCACACATAGATGGTCTGAATTAGGGGGACAAGTTCAAGCTATTAATCCCAAATATACCAGTGCTTATGCTTTTGATGGCAGCGGTAAAGTTAAGCGAAATAAAAATAATTATTCTCTCGCTGTCTTTAAGAGTGGCAAGCAATACAATTGCGACTTATCAGCATCTTATAACATCGGTGCTAGATATTGGTATTGTCTAACTGTGGGAGATAAAACCTTTTCTAGAGTGTATGCGCGGAGCGCAGGCTTCGCCAACGTAAGCGAAAGTTCTAACGACACACTGAGAACGCCAGTAACTCTGGGAACGCTGCGTAGTCTAAAAGCTGCATAG